The Thermonema lapsum sequence AGCGCTCCAGCAATTTCATCAAGTACTCTGCTTCCAGCTGTGATAATGCTTCTTCGGGTAGCTGTAATTCATCGGCTAATGCGTCTGTTCCTTCCGTTTCAATTGTAAGCAGAAGGCTTTTACGTCGCAGATATTGCAAGCATTGGTTCACAAAGATGCGCCGCATCCACCCTTCGAAGTTTCCCTCCCCTTTATATTGCTCTATGTGCTGAAATACACGCTGAAAGCCCTCTAAAAAAGCATCTTCGGCTTCCGGCATGGGCAAGTAACGGCGGCACACTGCCATCATCTTTGCCGCATGGCGCTCATATAGTGCCGACATCGCCTTTTCGTTTCCTTTGCGCACCGCCGCCAGCAAAGATGCCTCGTCTGTTGTTACGTCTCTTTTTCGTAGTCGTATCATTCTGCTTTGCTCAAAGCTTTCATTTATATAGATGCAATTTACTAAAACAGGGTTGCCCAGAAGCGTTATTTTTTTGCAAAAACATATTCTGTTTAACTTTTTCAATGATGTGATAAAACAAAACTCTTTAGTTTAATTTTTTTGTGTAACTTTTAAATGAAAAAAGTTAAACAAAAACTTGGTCATTTCTTGCCAACTTCCTATCTTTGAAGAAGATAAAACCAAACCAGCAAAACGATGAACTCAACCAGCGATTTCGGGCATATCTTACAAGAGGCGGCTGCCTCGCTGCGCCCCTTTGCCTTTCGTATGGTCAAAGATAAAGAAGCTGTCGATGACCTGATTCAAGAAACTTTGTATAAAGCCCTCAATAATAAAGACAAGTTTTCTGCAGGCACCAACCTAAAAGCTTGGCTTTACACCATCATGAAAAACACTTTTATTTCCCAATATCAGAAAAACAGCCGCCGACAGACATTTGTAGATACCACCGAAAACCAGCATTTCATCAACTCCGGCGAACGCATCGCCTACAATGACGCACTGAGCAATCTGAGCACACAGGAAATCATAGATGCCATTGAAAGCCTCGCCGAACACTATCGCGTCCCTTTTCTTATGTATTATCGCGGCTTCAAATACCAAGAAATTGCTGAACGTCTGGACATACCCATTGGCACCGTGAAAAACCGTATTCACATTGCTCGTAAGCAGTTAAAAGAAAAATTGTCGAAAGCCTAAAGACCCGCCAGCAAACAAATATGCTTTACAACATTGTTATATAGGGGAAGCCCAAAAAGCTTCCCTAAATTTTTGCCCTACAATAACTTTCATAAAAATTTTACAAATATTCTGCATGCATAATATTTTTTTCTTACATTTGTCGATAAGAATGATTCCTTCTTTTGTCAACATGAAAACTGTTATAAACTATGGAAACCGTAGCAAACAAAAACCTGATTAAAGGTGGTGAGTTCCTGATTAAGGACATTACCCCCGAAGAAATTTTCACTCCCGAAGATTTCACCGAAGAACAGCGCATGCTGATTCAGGCATGTAAAGACTTTTTGGAAAAAGAAGTATATCCTAAGGTAGAAGCGCTGGACGAAGCCAAAGATACCTCTCTGATGGTGAGTTTGCTCGACAAAGCCGCTGAGTTGGGGCTGTTGGGCGCCGGCGTGCCCGAAGAATACGGTGGCATGGGCATGGACTTCAACTCT is a genomic window containing:
- a CDS encoding RNA polymerase sigma factor — its product is MNSTSDFGHILQEAAASLRPFAFRMVKDKEAVDDLIQETLYKALNNKDKFSAGTNLKAWLYTIMKNTFISQYQKNSRRQTFVDTTENQHFINSGERIAYNDALSNLSTQEIIDAIESLAEHYRVPFLMYYRGFKYQEIAERLDIPIGTVKNRIHIARKQLKEKLSKA
- a CDS encoding RNA polymerase sigma factor; the protein is MIRLRKRDVTTDEASLLAAVRKGNEKAMSALYERHAAKMMAVCRRYLPMPEAEDAFLEGFQRVFQHIEQYKGEGNFEGWMRRIFVNQCLQYLRRKSLLLTIETEGTDALADELQLPEEALSQLEAEYLMKLLERLPKGCRTVFNLYAIEGFTHAEIASMLNISEGTSKSQLAKARKMLQSWIIEETQCSQIKSL